A DNA window from bacterium contains the following coding sequences:
- a CDS encoding glycosyltransferase family 1 protein: MARFAIDVTACWRPRRVGMTTVAVELTRALVAKKDGDQFTLLCSRERPAALTDLDCEAVLSPYRHELVLKTRWLPAVEPRLDCDAILYPYWPSPPFRDPGAPPAVIFVHDLAFRHRPAEVPWQQRAYLGTVMGPALRQAAAVLVPSESTRRDLLGHYKVPGLESRIFVVPEGLPPAVPAGPLPDGLAPGYILAVGTVEPRKNYPRLLAAFRQLRGRQGSLPFIINGRPGVPELVIAGRPGWAYGDTLRRIASEPGVRYLGHVDEATLSALYRSAAVLAFPSLYEGFGLPLLEAMANGVPAVVGSAGALPELALGAAVPVEADDVGSIAAGLERLLADASLRERLGEAGRRRAASFTWERAAEMTIEVLRRVGHAASRRVA, translated from the coding sequence GTGGCCCGGTTTGCGATCGACGTCACCGCCTGCTGGCGCCCGCGCCGGGTGGGGATGACCACCGTGGCGGTCGAGCTGACCAGGGCCCTGGTGGCCAAGAAAGATGGGGACCAGTTCACTCTCCTGTGCAGCCGGGAACGCCCCGCCGCGCTGACCGACCTCGACTGCGAAGCGGTCCTTTCGCCCTACCGGCACGAGCTCGTCCTGAAGACGCGGTGGCTGCCCGCGGTCGAGCCGCGGCTGGACTGCGACGCGATCCTCTACCCGTACTGGCCGAGCCCGCCGTTTCGCGATCCAGGCGCCCCGCCGGCGGTGATCTTCGTCCACGACCTGGCCTTCCGGCACCGCCCCGCCGAGGTGCCCTGGCAGCAGCGGGCGTACCTCGGCACCGTCATGGGCCCGGCACTGCGGCAGGCGGCGGCGGTCCTGGTCCCGTCGGAGTCCACACGGCGCGACCTGCTGGGCCATTACAAGGTCCCGGGCCTCGAATCAAGGATCTTCGTCGTGCCTGAAGGCCTGCCTCCCGCCGTCCCGGCGGGCCCGCTGCCGGATGGCCTGGCGCCGGGATACATCCTGGCGGTCGGCACCGTCGAGCCGCGCAAGAACTATCCGCGCCTGCTGGCGGCGTTCCGGCAGCTTCGCGGCCGGCAGGGATCGCTGCCTTTCATCATCAACGGCAGGCCGGGCGTGCCGGAGCTGGTGATCGCCGGCCGGCCCGGCTGGGCTTATGGCGACACGCTGCGGCGGATCGCGTCGGAACCCGGCGTGCGGTATCTCGGCCACGTGGACGAGGCCACGCTCAGCGCGCTCTACCGCTCGGCCGCGGTCCTGGCCTTCCCCAGCCTCTACGAAGGCTTCGGCCTGCCGCTGCTGGAGGCGATGGCCAACGGCGTGCCGGCCGTGGTCGGGTCCGCCGGCGCGCTGCCCGAGCTGGCGCTGGGGGCCGCCGTACCGGTCGAGGCGGACGATGTGGGCTCGATCGCGGCCGGCCTGGAGCGCTTGCTGGCGGATGCGTCGCTGCGCGAGCGGTTGGGTGAGGCGGGGAGGCGCCGGGCGGCCAGCTTCACCTGGGAGCGAGCGGCCGAGATGACGATCGAGGTTCTGCGGCGGGTCGGCCATGCAGCCTCGCGTAGAGTGGCATAG